The Eleginops maclovinus isolate JMC-PN-2008 ecotype Puerto Natales chromosome 3, JC_Emac_rtc_rv5, whole genome shotgun sequence genome includes a region encoding these proteins:
- the LOC134861668 gene encoding WD repeat-containing protein 87-like, with product MSAGDFEVLILQRDRLVQDNKLLVQDNKLLVQDNKLLVRDKKQLVQDKKLLVQDKQQLVQDKQQLQLAQDKQQLVGDKQQLVQDKQQLGRDKQQLVGDKQQLVQDKQQLAQDKQQLGRDKQQLVGDKQQLVQDKQQLVQDKQQLVQDKKQLVQDKQQLVQDKQQLVGDKQQLGRDKHQLVQDKKQLVGDKQQLAQDKLQLAQDKLQLVGDKQQLVGDKQQLVQDKQQLVQDKQQLVQDKQQLVQDKEQLVQHDRQLVHENDQLVQMVNQQQNRINHLQSELNLSSCPSGWQRHTVSTCYQLSSSKNTWEYARQDCASKGSHLVILNDEAEEKVVSGFGGDGTIWMGLSGRINGYTNNWEMTLVDSSPLRYTNWADQRWDTWNCFCAYVHYGSSSLETWFRGSCQDHHYWICEKHPGSVCRG from the exons ATGTCAGCTGGTGACTTCGAAGTCCTGATtttgcagagagacagactggTCCAAGATAACAAGCTACTGGTCCAAGATAACAAGCTACTGGTCCAAGATAACAAGCTACTGGTTCGAGACAAAAAGCAACTGGTCCAAGACAAAAAGCTACTGGTCcaagacaaacagcaactggtccaagacaaacagcaactg caactggcccaagacaaacagcaactggtcggagacaaacagcaactggtccaagacaaacagcaactggGTCGAGACAAACAGCAACTGGTCGGAGACAAACAGCAACTGGTCcaagacaaacagcaactggcccaagacaaacagcaactggGTCGAGACAAACAGCAACTGGTCGGAGACAAACAGCAACTGGTCcaagacaaacagcaactggtccaagacaaacagcaactggTCCAAGACAAAAAGCAACTGGTCcaagacaaacagcaactggtccaagacaaacagcaactggTCGGAGACAAACAGCAACTGGGTCGAGACAAACATCAACTGGTCCAAGACAAAAAGCAACTGGTCGGAGACAAACAGCAACTGGCCCAAGACAAACTGCAACTGGCCCAAGACAAACTGCAACTGGTTGGAGACAAACAGCAACTGGTCGGAGACAAACAGCAACTGGTCcaagacaaacagcaactggtccaagacaaacagcaactggtccaagacaaacagcaactggTCCAAGACAAGGAGCAACTGGTCCAACATGACAGGCAACTGGTTCATGAGAACGATCAGTTGGTTCAGATGGTCAACCAACAACAAAATCGGATTAATCATCTTCAATCAG AACTAAACCTCTCAAGTTGTCCCAGTGGCTGGCAGAGACATACTGTATCCACCTGTTACCAGCTGTCTTCTAGTAAGAATACCTGGGAGTACGCCAGACAAGACTGTGCCAGCAAAGGATCTCACCTGGTGATTTTGAATGATGAAGCTGAAGAG AAAGTTGTCAGTGGATTTGGAGGTGATGGCACCATCTGGATGGGCCTGTCTGGTCGCATAAATGGATATACCAACAACTGGGAGATGACATTGGTGGATTCAAGCCCCCTGAGATATAC AAACTGGGCTGATCAGAGATGGGACACTTGGAATTGTTTTTGTGCCTATGTTCACTATGGCTCGTCCTCGTTGGAGACCTGGTTCAGAGGCAGCTGTCAGGATCACCACTATTGGATATGTGAGAAGCACCCTGGCTCTGTCTGCCGTGGATAA
- the LOC134861667 gene encoding C-type lectin domain family 4 member G-like: MYVNSPANRRTNGEQQRGPPHAGGSKTYVLVAVSFVLLCIVQSALNISYWLRAAEWSAQCNNATTSNFTNMSAGDIEALLLEKDRLVQEKDQLLLQRDQLSKEKMELIREKERVIRERDNLAKEKHQLLLEKDRLVQEKDQLLLERDQLSKENMELIREKERVIRERDNLAKEKHQLLLEKDRLVQEKDQLLLQRDQLSKEKMQLAREKERVITNLVKKNTMLGQKVTELQNQIKISEQAPPCCPQGWQQQSTCYQLSSSKNTWEYARQDCASKGSHLVILNDEAEEKVVRGFGGDGTIWMGLSGRRNGYTNNWEMTLVDSSPLRYTNWEDNIPEVARNYYCATVYCGSRCCNTWSLGSCRERHYWMCEMQLRLP; encoded by the exons ATGTATGTGAACTCACCAGCTAACCGAAGGACCAATGGAGAGCAGCAAAGAGGACCACCTCATGCAG GAGGGTCAAAAACCTACGTGTTGGTGGCAGTCAGCTTCGTTCTGCTGTGCATCGTACAGTCCGCCCTCAACATTTCATACTGGCTGCGAGCTG CGGAGTGGTCTGCCCAGTGCAACAACGCCACGACAAGCAATTTCACCAACATGTCAGCTGGTGACATCGAAGCCTTGCTTCTAGAGAAAGACCGGCTGGTTCAAGAGAAGGATCAACTTCTTCTGCAGAGAGACCAACTGTCCAAAGAGAAAATGGAACTGATTCGGGAGAAAGAGCGAGTCATTCGAGAAAGAGACAACCTGGCAAAGGAAAAGCATCAACTACTTCTAGAGAAAGACCGGCTGGTTCAAGAGAAGGATCAACTTCTTCTGGAGAGAGACCAACTGTCCAAAGAGAACATGGAACTGATTCGGGAGAAAGAGCGAGTCATTCGAGAAAGAGACAACCTGGCAAAGGAAAAGCATCAACTACTTCTAGAGAAAGACCGGCTGGTTCAAGAGAAGGATCAACTTCTTCTGCAGAGAGACCAACTGTCCAAAGAGAAAATGCAGCTGGCTCGGGAGAAAGAGCGAGTCATCACCAACCTGGTCAAGAAGAACACAATGTTAGGCCAGAAGGTCACCGAACTACAAAACCAGATAAAGATCTCAG AACAAGCCCCCCCATGTTGTCCCCAGGGTTGGCAGCAACAGTCCACCTGTTACCAGCTGTCTTCTAGTAAGAATACCTGGGAGTACGCCAGACAAGACTGTGCCAGCAAAGGATCTCACCTGGTGATTTTGAATGATGAAGCTGAAGAG AAAGTTGTCCGTGGATTTGGAGGTGATGGCACCATCTGGATGGGCCTGTCTGGTCGCAGAAATGGATATACCAACAACTGGGAGATGACATTGGTGGATTCAAGCCCCCTGAGATATAC AAACTGGGAGGACAATATCCCGGAAGTGGCGAGGAACTATTACTGTGCAACTGTGTACTGTGGCTCACGGTGTTGCAACACCTGGTCCCTGGGAAGCTGTCGAGAACGTCACTATTGGATGTGTGAGATGCAGCTCCGCCTGCCCTGA
- the LOC134862269 gene encoding E3 ubiquitin/ISG15 ligase TRIM25-like, with protein MALRLDQEKLCCSVCLDLPKDPATLPCGHSCCMSCVESHWDEEAVYSCPRCKQTFSPRPVLVISSMFAALLEALKKTVPADRFSAAPGDLTCDFCTGRKLKALKSCLVCRVSYCELHLQPHYESPAFKTHTLVKPSENLQEKFCSRHDEVMKIFCRTDQQTICVLCSMDDHKDHDTVSAVEERKERRSELAMSVQKIKQRIDDLETDVTVLQQEVAAINHSADEVVQNSEVIFKDLVSVIEERSSAVKEEIRSQAKTEVSRVKGLQEKLEEELVQLRGKAAELQQLSHSDDHILVLHKYPLLSDLCDSDSPRLKIQPLKHFEDVVAAVTEACDTLKDVLNEEGLKISLRVSEVDVLLPQPEPKSRDEFLKYSRQITLDPNTVNAGLSLSEGNRKATVVREKRLYPSHRDRFTDCLQVLSGEGLTGRCYWEVQRGSGGISVAVAYKDLIRTGSESGFGNNGESWALGCFDMSYNFRHNNVRTVLSGPRSSRIGVYLDHRAGSLSFYSVSDTMTLLHRVQTTFTQPLHAGLWVYWVGDTAELCELK; from the coding sequence ATGGCGCTGCGTCTCGACCAGGAGAAGCTCTGCTGCTCGGTGTGTCTGGATCTACCGAAGGATCCGGCGACTCTTCCTTGCGGGCACAGCTGCTGCATGAGCTGTGTTGAAAGCCACTGGGATGAAGAGGCCGTCTACAGCTGCCCTCGGTGCAAACAGACCTTCTCTCCGAGGCCCGTCCTGGTGATCAGTTCCATGTTTGCTGCTTTACTGGAAGCGCTCAAGAAGACGGTTCCAGCAGATCGCTTCTCCGCAGCACCCGGGGATTTGACCTGTGATTTCTGCACTGGGAGAAAACTGAAAGCCCTCAAGTCTTGTCTGGTTTGTCGGGTGTCTTACTGTGAGCTCCACCTTCAGCCTCACTATGAATCGCCtgcctttaaaacacacactctggttAAACCGTCCGAAAACCTGCAGGAGAAGTTTTGCTCGCGCCACGACGAGGTGATGAAGATCTTCTGCCGCACCGATCAGCAGACCATATGTGTTTTGTGCTCCATGGACGACCACAAGGATCACGACACGGTCTCAGCTgtggaagagaggaaagagaggaggagcgAGCTCGCGATGAGCGTGCAGAAGATCAAGCAAAGGATTGACGACTTAGAGACGGATGTGACGGTGCTTCAGCAGGAGGTGGCGGCCATCAATCACTCTGCTGATGAGGTAGTGCAGAACAGCGAGGTGATTTTTAAAGACCTGGTCAGTGTCATTGAGGAAAGAAGCTCTGCTGTAAAGGAGGAAATCAGATCCCAGGCGAAAACTGAAGTCAGCCGGGTCAAAGGTCTtcaggagaagctggaggaggagctcgTTCAACTGAGGGGGAAGGCcgctgagctgcagcagctctcacACAGCGATGACCACATCCTAGTTCTACATAAATACCCTTTGCTCTCAGACCTCTGTGATTCTGACTCACCCAGATTAAAAATCCAGCCCCTGAAACACTTTGAAGATGTGGTAGCAGCTGTGACAGAGGCCTGCGATACACTAAAAGATGTTCTCAACGAAGAAGGGCTGAAGATCTCCCTGAGAGTCAGTGAGGTAGATGTTCTACTGCCACAACCAGAGCCCAAAAGCAGGGACGAGTTCCTGAAGTACTCCCGTCAAATCACACTGGATCCCAACACGGTTAACGCGGGGCTGTCGTTATCCGAGGGGAACAGAAAAGCAACGGTTGTGAGAGAGAAGCGATTATATCCCAGTCACCGAGACAGGTTCACCGACTGCCTCCAGGTCCTGAGTGGAGAGGGTCTGACTGGACGTTGTTACTGGGAGGTGCAGAGAGGCAGCGGAGGCATCTCAGTGGCCGTTGCGTACAAGGATTTAATCAGAACGGGGAGCGAAAGTGGATTTGGTAACAATGGCGAGTCGTGGGCATTGGGATGCTTCGACATGAGTTATAACTTCAGACATAACAACGTCAGGACCGTGCTCTCAGGCCCCCGGTCCTCCAGGATAGGAGTGTACCTGGATCACAGGGCGGGAAGCCTGTCCTTCTACAGCGTCTCTGACACCATGACTCTcctccacagagtccagaccacGTTCACTCAGCCGCTACATGCTGGACTTTGGGTTTATTGGGTCGGAGACACTGCTGAGTTGTGTGAGCTTAAGTAG